From a region of the Salvelinus alpinus chromosome 2, SLU_Salpinus.1, whole genome shotgun sequence genome:
- the LOC139544421 gene encoding uncharacterized protein isoform X2 has product MAVMIGIAFRVFWLCCLLIGGITCSTSSDGYSAPGSHAAWLDAGSLRSKGYGNYNSPTAPLEAQLTEEQQKHLAAILQKQLAPMPQGPQKMWYPVQMPQQEKQPAAMIQQQTLPASYPKQPQAVLYPAQIPWNQPATVLQHQKEQASIPQLPQQVWYTVQIPQQQKQPATGPQQQKELTTMPQKQPAPMPPPQKQPATMHQQVWHPAQLPQQQKQPATEPHQQKEPAVLTQQPQQVLHPAQMLLKKLTAIPQQVWNPAQKPQQRKQLAAEPLQQIELTAMLQPQQVWHPAQFPQEQPVPMRQLQNELTAIPPHLWQSAQMPQQNKQPAAMLQQVWQPAPIPKQPHDVWYPAKMVQKQATMPQQEWHPAQNPQKQPALMLLPQKELTAIPQQPQQMWYPAQMPQKQPTAEPQQQKQLTALAQQVWSPAQMPQLHKQPAAEPQQQELHPVHMPQQQQKPATIPQQQPTAMPQQAWYPAQKPQLQKQPAAEPQQKIEPTAMPQLPQEVWHPAQFPQEQKQPAPMPLPQKELTAIPQQPRQVWYPAQMPQKQPNVLAQQVWTSAQCPQQQKEPATITWEELHPVHMPQQQQEPANIPQQVRYSAQMPQKYLASMPLPQKELTAMPQQEWHPAQNPQQQKQPALMLLPQKELTAIPQQPQQMWYPAQMPQKQPTAEPQQQKQLTALAQQVWSPAQMPQKHLASMLLPQKQLTTMPQQEMYPAQMPQQQLTPMPILQEQPTAILQQAWYPSQMPQQQKQLATMQQKQPAPMPQPQKQLTTMPQQEMYPAQMPQQQLTPKPILQEQPTAIPQQVWHPAQMHQQQNQPATEPQQQIQSTAMPQPPQQVWHPAQFPQEQKQPAPMHLPQKELTAIPQQLWQSAQMPQQHKQPAAMLQQVWHLAQKPHDVWYPGRMVHKQQVAALTAMPQTHQQVWHPAQFPQQQKQPASTPLPQKQLTDMPQQECQPGQIPQKQPAAEPQQNQLATIHQQVRNPAQRSQQRKQHTAVPQQQLTPMPQQLWHVAQMPQKQLAPMSQQKHYESTEDSPSASSQASIVEQSGVIPIYSYRSESHYKNGRTVFSQTRYTPREAMPVDSGNAPKDSYVGIGAPSIYPPLVKLSARKM; this is encoded by the exons ATGGCCGTGATGATTGGAATCGCTTTCAG AGTTTTTTGGCTTTGTTGCCTGCTAATTGGCGGGATAACCTGTTCTACATCAA GTGATGGGTATTCTGCACCAGGTTCTCATGCAGCATGGCTTGATGCAGGCTCACTTAGGTCTAAAGGATATGGTAATTACAACTCTCCAACAGCTCCCTTAGAAGCGCAGCTGACCGAAGAGCAACAGAAACATCTGGCCGCCATCCTGCAAAAGCAACTAGCCCCCATGCCCCAGGGACCTCAGAAAATGTGGTATCCAGTTCAAATGCCCCAGCAGGAAAAACAACCGGCCGCCATGATCCAACAGCAGACTCTACCGGCCAGTTATCCTAAGCAGCCTCAAGCAGTGTTGTATCCAGCTCAAATACCCTGGAATCAACCAGCTACTGTACTTCAGCATCAGAAGGAACAGGCCTCCATACCCCAGCTACCTCAGCAAGTGTGGTATACAGTTCAAATTCCCCAGCAGCAAAAGCAACCAGCTACTGGTCCTCAGCAGCAGAAGGAACTGACCACCATGCCCCAGAAGCAACCAGCCCCAATGCCTCCACCGCAGAAGCAACCGGCCACCATGcaccagcaagtgtggcatccagctcaattGCCCCAGCAGCAAAAGCAACCAGCTACTGAACCTCACCAGCAGAAAGAACCGGCCGTCTTAACCCAGCAACCTCAGCAAGTGttgcatccagctcaaatgctgcTGAAGAAACTGACTGCCATACCCCAGCAAGTGTGGAATCCAGCTCAAAAGCCCCAGCAGCGGAAGCAACTGGCCGCTGAACCTCTGCAGCAGATTGAACTGACCGCCATGCTCCAGCctcagcaagtgtggcatccagctcaattTCCCCAGGAGCAACCAGTCCCTATGCGTCAACTGCAGAATGAACTGACCGCCATTCCACCACACCTGTGGCAATCCGCTCAAATGCCCCAGCAGAATAAGCAACCGGCTGCCATGCTTCAGCAAGTGTGGCAACCGGCCCCTATTCCCAAGCAGCCTCATGACGTGTGGTATCCAGCTAAAATGGTCCAGAAGCAAGCCACCATGCCTCAGCAAgagtggcatccagctcaaaatCCCCAGAAGCAACCAGCCCTAATGCTTTTACCGCAGAAGGAACTGACCGCCATACCCCAGCAACCTCAGCAAATGTggtatccagctcaaatgccccagAAGCAACCAACCGCTGAACCTCAGCAGCAGAAGCAACTGACCGCCTTGGCACAGCAAGTGTGGTctccagctcaaatgccccagCTGCACAAGCAACCGGCTGCTGAACCTCAGCAGCAGGAGTTGCATCCTGTGCACATGCCCCAGCAGCAACAGAAACCGGCCACCATACCACAGCAGCAACCGACCGCCATGCCCCAGCAAGCATGGTATCCAGCTCAAAAACCCCAGCTGCAGAAGCAACCGGCCGCTGAACCTCAGCAGAAAATTGAACCTACCGCCATGCCCCAGCTACCTCAGGAAGTGTGGCATCCAGCGCAATTTCCCCAGGAGCAAAAGCAACCAGCCCCAATGCCTTTACCGCAGAAGGAACTGACTGCCATACCCCAGCAACCTCGGCAAGTGTggtatccagctcaaatgccccagAAGCAACCTAACGTTTTGGCCCAGCAAGTGTGGACCTCAGCTCAATGTCCCCAGCAGCAGAAGGAACCGGCCACCATAACGTGGGAAGAGTTGCATCCTGTGCACATGCCCCAGCAGCAACAGGAACCGGCCAACATACCCCAGCAAGTGAGGTATTCAGCTCAAATGCCCCAGAAGTATCTGGCCTCCATGCCTCTGCCGCAGAAGGAACTGACCGCCATGCCTCAGCAAgagtggcatccagctcaaaatCCCCAGCAGCAGAAGCAACCAGCCCTAATGCTTTTACCGCAGAAGGAACTGACCGCCATACCCCAGCAACCTCAGCAAATGTggtatccagctcaaatgccccagAAGCAACCAACCGCTGAACCTCAGCAGCAGAAGCAACTGACCGCCTTGGCCCAGCAAGTGTGGTctccagctcaaatgccccagAAGCATCTGGCCTCCATGCTTCTGCCGCAGAAGCAACTGACCACTATGCCCCAGCAAGAGATgtatccagctcaaatgccccagCAGCAACTGACCCCAATGCCTATACTGCAGGAACAACCAACAGCTATACTCCAGCAAGCATGGTATCCATCTCAAATGCCCCAGCAGCAGAAACAACTGGCCACCATGCAGCAGAAGCAACCAGCCCCAATGCCTCAACCGCAGAAGCAACTGACCACTATGCCCCAGCAAGAGATGTATCCAGCCCAAATGCCCCAGCAGCAACTGACCCCAAAGCCTATACTGCAGGAACAACCAACAGCTATaccccagcaagtgtggcatccagctcaaatgcatcAGCAGCAAAATCAACCAGCTACTGAACCTCAGCAGCAAATTCAATCGACCGCCATGCCCCAGCcaccccagcaagtgtggcatccagctcaattTCCCCAGGAGCAGAAGCAACCAGCCCCTATGCATCTACCGCAGAAGGAACTGACTGCCATACCCCAACAACTGTGGCAATCCGCTCAAATGCCCCAGCAGCATAAGCAACCGGCTGCCATGCTTCAGCAAGTGTGGCATTTGGCGCAGAAGCCTCACGACGTGTGGTATCCAGGTAGAATGGTCCATAAGCAACAAGTCGCTGCACTGACCGCCATGCCGCAGACGCatcagcaagtgtggcatccagctcaattTCCCCAGCAGCAGAAGCAACCGGCCTCCACGCCTCTACCGCAGAAGCAACTGACCGACATGCCTCAGCAAGAGTGCCAACCAGGTCAAATACCGCAGAAGCAACCGGCTGCTGAACCGCAGCAGAACCAACTGGCCACCATACACCAGCAAGTGAGGAATCCAGCTCAAAGATCCCAGCAGCGGAAGCAACACACTGCCGTGCCACAGCAGCAACTGACCCCCATGCCTCAGCAATTATGGCATGTAGCTCAAATGCCACAGAAACAACTGGCCCCAATGTCTCAGCAGAAGCACTACGAGAGCACTGAAGATAGTCCCTCTGCTAGTTCTCAGGCCAGCATTGTTGAACAGTCGGGTGTCATCCCAATCTATTCCTACCGTTCCGAATCGCACTACAAGAATGGCAGAACTGTCTTCTCCCAAACCCGCTACACTCCTAGGGAGGCTATGCCTGTTGACAGTGGAAATGCTCCCAAGGACAGTTATGTTGGCATTGGTGCACCAAGCATATATCCACCACTAGTGAAGCTTTCTGCAAG GAAAATGTAA
- the LOC139544421 gene encoding uncharacterized protein isoform X4, translating into MAVMIGIAFRVFWLCCLLIGGITCSTSSDGYSAPGSHAAWLDAGSLRSKGYGNYNSPTAPLEAQLTEEQQKHLAAILQKQLAPMPQGPQKMWYPVQMPQQEKQPAAMIQQQTLPASYPKQPQAVLYPAQIPWNQPATVLQHQKEQASIPQLPQQVWYTVQIPQQQKQPATGPQQQKELTTMPQKQPAPMPPPQKQPATMHQQVWHPAQLPQQQKQPATEPHQQKEPAVLTQQPQQVLHPAQMLLKKLTAIPQQVWNPAQKPQQRKQLAAEPLQQIELTAMLQPQQVWHPAQFPQEQPVPMRQLQNELTAIPPHLWQSAQMPQQNKQPAAMLQQVWQPAPIPKQPHDVWYPAKMVQKQATMPQQEWHPAQNPQKQPALMLLPQKELTAIPQQPQQMWYPAQMPQKQPTAEPQQQKQLTALAQQVWSPAQMPQLHKQPAAEPQQQELHPVHMPQQQQKPATIPQQQPTAMPQQAWYPAQKPQLQKQPAAEPQQKIEPTAMPQLPQEVWHPAQFPQEQKQPAPMPLPQKELTAIPQQPRQVWYPAQMPQKQPNVLAQQVWTSAQCPQQQKEPATITWEELHPVHMPQQQQEPANIPQQVRYSAQMPQKYLASMPLPQKELTAMPQQEWHPAQNPQQQKQPALMLLPQKELTAIPQQPQQMWYPAQMPQKQPTAEPQQQKQLTALAQQVWSPAQMPQKHLASMLLPQKQLTTMPQQEMYPAQMPQQQLTPMPILQEQPTAILQQAWYPSQMPQQQKQLATMQQKQPAPMPQPQKQLTTMPQQEMYPAQMPQQQLTPKPILQEQPTAIPQQVWHPAQMHQQQNQPATEPQQQIQSTAMPQPPQQVWHPAQFPQEQKQPAPMHLPQKELTAIPQQLWQSAQMPQQHKQPAAMLQQVWHLAQKPHDVWYPGRMVHKQQVAALTAMPQTHQQVWHPAQFPQQQKQPASTPLPQKQLTDMPQQECQPGQIPQKQPAAEPQQNQLATIHQQVRNPAQRSQQQLTPMPQQLWHVAQMPQKQLAPMSQQKHYESTEDSPSASSQASIVEQSGVIPIYSYRSESHYKNGRTVFSQTRYTPREAMPVDSGNAPKDSYVGIGAPSIYPPLVKLSARKLLVLLLL; encoded by the exons ATGGCCGTGATGATTGGAATCGCTTTCAG AGTTTTTTGGCTTTGTTGCCTGCTAATTGGCGGGATAACCTGTTCTACATCAA GTGATGGGTATTCTGCACCAGGTTCTCATGCAGCATGGCTTGATGCAGGCTCACTTAGGTCTAAAGGATATGGTAATTACAACTCTCCAACAGCTCCCTTAGAAGCGCAGCTGACCGAAGAGCAACAGAAACATCTGGCCGCCATCCTGCAAAAGCAACTAGCCCCCATGCCCCAGGGACCTCAGAAAATGTGGTATCCAGTTCAAATGCCCCAGCAGGAAAAACAACCGGCCGCCATGATCCAACAGCAGACTCTACCGGCCAGTTATCCTAAGCAGCCTCAAGCAGTGTTGTATCCAGCTCAAATACCCTGGAATCAACCAGCTACTGTACTTCAGCATCAGAAGGAACAGGCCTCCATACCCCAGCTACCTCAGCAAGTGTGGTATACAGTTCAAATTCCCCAGCAGCAAAAGCAACCAGCTACTGGTCCTCAGCAGCAGAAGGAACTGACCACCATGCCCCAGAAGCAACCAGCCCCAATGCCTCCACCGCAGAAGCAACCGGCCACCATGcaccagcaagtgtggcatccagctcaattGCCCCAGCAGCAAAAGCAACCAGCTACTGAACCTCACCAGCAGAAAGAACCGGCCGTCTTAACCCAGCAACCTCAGCAAGTGttgcatccagctcaaatgctgcTGAAGAAACTGACTGCCATACCCCAGCAAGTGTGGAATCCAGCTCAAAAGCCCCAGCAGCGGAAGCAACTGGCCGCTGAACCTCTGCAGCAGATTGAACTGACCGCCATGCTCCAGCctcagcaagtgtggcatccagctcaattTCCCCAGGAGCAACCAGTCCCTATGCGTCAACTGCAGAATGAACTGACCGCCATTCCACCACACCTGTGGCAATCCGCTCAAATGCCCCAGCAGAATAAGCAACCGGCTGCCATGCTTCAGCAAGTGTGGCAACCGGCCCCTATTCCCAAGCAGCCTCATGACGTGTGGTATCCAGCTAAAATGGTCCAGAAGCAAGCCACCATGCCTCAGCAAgagtggcatccagctcaaaatCCCCAGAAGCAACCAGCCCTAATGCTTTTACCGCAGAAGGAACTGACCGCCATACCCCAGCAACCTCAGCAAATGTggtatccagctcaaatgccccagAAGCAACCAACCGCTGAACCTCAGCAGCAGAAGCAACTGACCGCCTTGGCACAGCAAGTGTGGTctccagctcaaatgccccagCTGCACAAGCAACCGGCTGCTGAACCTCAGCAGCAGGAGTTGCATCCTGTGCACATGCCCCAGCAGCAACAGAAACCGGCCACCATACCACAGCAGCAACCGACCGCCATGCCCCAGCAAGCATGGTATCCAGCTCAAAAACCCCAGCTGCAGAAGCAACCGGCCGCTGAACCTCAGCAGAAAATTGAACCTACCGCCATGCCCCAGCTACCTCAGGAAGTGTGGCATCCAGCGCAATTTCCCCAGGAGCAAAAGCAACCAGCCCCAATGCCTTTACCGCAGAAGGAACTGACTGCCATACCCCAGCAACCTCGGCAAGTGTggtatccagctcaaatgccccagAAGCAACCTAACGTTTTGGCCCAGCAAGTGTGGACCTCAGCTCAATGTCCCCAGCAGCAGAAGGAACCGGCCACCATAACGTGGGAAGAGTTGCATCCTGTGCACATGCCCCAGCAGCAACAGGAACCGGCCAACATACCCCAGCAAGTGAGGTATTCAGCTCAAATGCCCCAGAAGTATCTGGCCTCCATGCCTCTGCCGCAGAAGGAACTGACCGCCATGCCTCAGCAAgagtggcatccagctcaaaatCCCCAGCAGCAGAAGCAACCAGCCCTAATGCTTTTACCGCAGAAGGAACTGACCGCCATACCCCAGCAACCTCAGCAAATGTggtatccagctcaaatgccccagAAGCAACCAACCGCTGAACCTCAGCAGCAGAAGCAACTGACCGCCTTGGCCCAGCAAGTGTGGTctccagctcaaatgccccagAAGCATCTGGCCTCCATGCTTCTGCCGCAGAAGCAACTGACCACTATGCCCCAGCAAGAGATgtatccagctcaaatgccccagCAGCAACTGACCCCAATGCCTATACTGCAGGAACAACCAACAGCTATACTCCAGCAAGCATGGTATCCATCTCAAATGCCCCAGCAGCAGAAACAACTGGCCACCATGCAGCAGAAGCAACCAGCCCCAATGCCTCAACCGCAGAAGCAACTGACCACTATGCCCCAGCAAGAGATGTATCCAGCCCAAATGCCCCAGCAGCAACTGACCCCAAAGCCTATACTGCAGGAACAACCAACAGCTATaccccagcaagtgtggcatccagctcaaatgcatcAGCAGCAAAATCAACCAGCTACTGAACCTCAGCAGCAAATTCAATCGACCGCCATGCCCCAGCcaccccagcaagtgtggcatccagctcaattTCCCCAGGAGCAGAAGCAACCAGCCCCTATGCATCTACCGCAGAAGGAACTGACTGCCATACCCCAACAACTGTGGCAATCCGCTCAAATGCCCCAGCAGCATAAGCAACCGGCTGCCATGCTTCAGCAAGTGTGGCATTTGGCGCAGAAGCCTCACGACGTGTGGTATCCAGGTAGAATGGTCCATAAGCAACAAGTCGCTGCACTGACCGCCATGCCGCAGACGCatcagcaagtgtggcatccagctcaattTCCCCAGCAGCAGAAGCAACCGGCCTCCACGCCTCTACCGCAGAAGCAACTGACCGACATGCCTCAGCAAGAGTGCCAACCAGGTCAAATACCGCAGAAGCAACCGGCTGCTGAACCGCAGCAGAACCAACTGGCCACCATACACCAGCAAGTGAGGAATCCAGCTCAAAGATCCCAGCAGC AACTGACCCCCATGCCTCAGCAATTATGGCATGTAGCTCAAATGCCACAGAAACAACTGGCCCCAATGTCTCAGCAGAAGCACTACGAGAGCACTGAAGATAGTCCCTCTGCTAGTTCTCAGGCCAGCATTGTTGAACAGTCGGGTGTCATCCCAATCTATTCCTACCGTTCCGAATCGCACTACAAGAATGGCAGAACTGTCTTCTCCCAAACCCGCTACACTCCTAGGGAGGCTATGCCTGTTGACAGTGGAAATGCTCCCAAGGACAGTTATGTTGGCATTGGTGCACCAAGCATATATCCACCACTAGTGAAGCTTTCTGCAAG GAAGTTGCTGGTGCTCTTGCTGCTCTAG
- the LOC139544421 gene encoding involucrin-like isoform X5: MAVMIGIAFRVFWLCCLLIGGITCSTSSDGYSAPGSHAAWLDAGSLRSKGYGNYNSPTAPLEAQLTEEQQKHLAAILQKQLAPMPQGPQKMWYPVQMPQQEKQPAAMIQQQTLPASYPKQPQAVLYPAQLPQQQKQPATEPHQQKEPAVLTQQPQQVLHPAQMLLKKLTAIPQQVWNPAQKPQQRKQLAAEPLQQIELTAMLQPQQVWHPAQFPQEQPVPMRQLQNELTAIPPHLWQSAQMPQQNKQPAAMLQQVWQPAPIPKQPHDVWYPAKMVQKQATMPQQEWHPAQNPQKQPALMLLPQKELTAIPQQPQQMWYPAQMPQKQPTAEPQQQKQLTALAQQVWSPAQMPQLHKQPAAEPQQQELHPVHMPQQQQKPATIPQQQPTAMPQQAWYPAQKPQLQKQPAAEPQQKIEPTAMPQLPQEVWHPAQFPQEQKQPAPMPLPQKELTAIPQQPRQVWYPAQMPQKQPNVLAQQVWTSAQCPQQQKEPATITWEELHPVHMPQQQQEPANIPQQVRYSAQMPQKYLASMPLPQKELTAMPQQEWHPAQNPQQQKQPALMLLPQKELTAIPQQPQQMWYPAQMPQKQPTAEPQQQKQLTALAQQVWSPAQMPQKHLASMLLPQKQLTTMPQQEMYPAQMPQQQLTPMPILQEQPTAILQQAWYPSQMPQQQKQLATMQQKQPAPMPQPQKQLTTMPQQEMYPAQMPQQQLTPKPILQEQPTAIPQQVWHPAQMHQQQNQPATEPQQQIQSTAMPQPPQQVWHPAQFPQEQKQPAPMHLPQKELTAIPQQLWQSAQMPQQHKQPAAMLQQVWHLAQKPHDVWYPGRMVHKQQVAALTAMPQTHQQVWHPAQFPQQQKQPASTPLPQKQLTDMPQQECQPGQIPQKQPAAEPQQNQLATIHQQVRNPAQRSQQRKQHTAVPQQQLTPMPQQLWHVAQMPQKQLAPMSQQKHYESTEDSPSASSQASIVEQSGVIPIYSYRSESHYKNGRTVFSQTRYTPREAMPVDSGNAPKDSYVGIGAPSIYPPLVKLSARKLLVLLLL; encoded by the exons ATGGCCGTGATGATTGGAATCGCTTTCAG AGTTTTTTGGCTTTGTTGCCTGCTAATTGGCGGGATAACCTGTTCTACATCAA GTGATGGGTATTCTGCACCAGGTTCTCATGCAGCATGGCTTGATGCAGGCTCACTTAGGTCTAAAGGATATGGTAATTACAACTCTCCAACAGCTCCCTTAGAAGCGCAGCTGACCGAAGAGCAACAGAAACATCTGGCCGCCATCCTGCAAAAGCAACTAGCCCCCATGCCCCAGGGACCTCAGAAAATGTGGTATCCAGTTCAAATGCCCCAGCAGGAAAAACAACCGGCCGCCATGATCCAACAGCAGACTCTACCGGCCAGTTATCCTAAGCAGCCTCAAGCAGTGTTGTATCCAGCTCAA ttGCCCCAGCAGCAAAAGCAACCAGCTACTGAACCTCACCAGCAGAAAGAACCGGCCGTCTTAACCCAGCAACCTCAGCAAGTGttgcatccagctcaaatgctgcTGAAGAAACTGACTGCCATACCCCAGCAAGTGTGGAATCCAGCTCAAAAGCCCCAGCAGCGGAAGCAACTGGCCGCTGAACCTCTGCAGCAGATTGAACTGACCGCCATGCTCCAGCctcagcaagtgtggcatccagctcaattTCCCCAGGAGCAACCAGTCCCTATGCGTCAACTGCAGAATGAACTGACCGCCATTCCACCACACCTGTGGCAATCCGCTCAAATGCCCCAGCAGAATAAGCAACCGGCTGCCATGCTTCAGCAAGTGTGGCAACCGGCCCCTATTCCCAAGCAGCCTCATGACGTGTGGTATCCAGCTAAAATGGTCCAGAAGCAAGCCACCATGCCTCAGCAAgagtggcatccagctcaaaatCCCCAGAAGCAACCAGCCCTAATGCTTTTACCGCAGAAGGAACTGACCGCCATACCCCAGCAACCTCAGCAAATGTggtatccagctcaaatgccccagAAGCAACCAACCGCTGAACCTCAGCAGCAGAAGCAACTGACCGCCTTGGCACAGCAAGTGTGGTctccagctcaaatgccccagCTGCACAAGCAACCGGCTGCTGAACCTCAGCAGCAGGAGTTGCATCCTGTGCACATGCCCCAGCAGCAACAGAAACCGGCCACCATACCACAGCAGCAACCGACCGCCATGCCCCAGCAAGCATGGTATCCAGCTCAAAAACCCCAGCTGCAGAAGCAACCGGCCGCTGAACCTCAGCAGAAAATTGAACCTACCGCCATGCCCCAGCTACCTCAGGAAGTGTGGCATCCAGCGCAATTTCCCCAGGAGCAAAAGCAACCAGCCCCAATGCCTTTACCGCAGAAGGAACTGACTGCCATACCCCAGCAACCTCGGCAAGTGTggtatccagctcaaatgccccagAAGCAACCTAACGTTTTGGCCCAGCAAGTGTGGACCTCAGCTCAATGTCCCCAGCAGCAGAAGGAACCGGCCACCATAACGTGGGAAGAGTTGCATCCTGTGCACATGCCCCAGCAGCAACAGGAACCGGCCAACATACCCCAGCAAGTGAGGTATTCAGCTCAAATGCCCCAGAAGTATCTGGCCTCCATGCCTCTGCCGCAGAAGGAACTGACCGCCATGCCTCAGCAAgagtggcatccagctcaaaatCCCCAGCAGCAGAAGCAACCAGCCCTAATGCTTTTACCGCAGAAGGAACTGACCGCCATACCCCAGCAACCTCAGCAAATGTggtatccagctcaaatgccccagAAGCAACCAACCGCTGAACCTCAGCAGCAGAAGCAACTGACCGCCTTGGCCCAGCAAGTGTGGTctccagctcaaatgccccagAAGCATCTGGCCTCCATGCTTCTGCCGCAGAAGCAACTGACCACTATGCCCCAGCAAGAGATgtatccagctcaaatgccccagCAGCAACTGACCCCAATGCCTATACTGCAGGAACAACCAACAGCTATACTCCAGCAAGCATGGTATCCATCTCAAATGCCCCAGCAGCAGAAACAACTGGCCACCATGCAGCAGAAGCAACCAGCCCCAATGCCTCAACCGCAGAAGCAACTGACCACTATGCCCCAGCAAGAGATGTATCCAGCCCAAATGCCCCAGCAGCAACTGACCCCAAAGCCTATACTGCAGGAACAACCAACAGCTATaccccagcaagtgtggcatccagctcaaatgcatcAGCAGCAAAATCAACCAGCTACTGAACCTCAGCAGCAAATTCAATCGACCGCCATGCCCCAGCcaccccagcaagtgtggcatccagctcaattTCCCCAGGAGCAGAAGCAACCAGCCCCTATGCATCTACCGCAGAAGGAACTGACTGCCATACCCCAACAACTGTGGCAATCCGCTCAAATGCCCCAGCAGCATAAGCAACCGGCTGCCATGCTTCAGCAAGTGTGGCATTTGGCGCAGAAGCCTCACGACGTGTGGTATCCAGGTAGAATGGTCCATAAGCAACAAGTCGCTGCACTGACCGCCATGCCGCAGACGCatcagcaagtgtggcatccagctcaattTCCCCAGCAGCAGAAGCAACCGGCCTCCACGCCTCTACCGCAGAAGCAACTGACCGACATGCCTCAGCAAGAGTGCCAACCAGGTCAAATACCGCAGAAGCAACCGGCTGCTGAACCGCAGCAGAACCAACTGGCCACCATACACCAGCAAGTGAGGAATCCAGCTCAAAGATCCCAGCAGCGGAAGCAACACACTGCCGTGCCACAGCAGCAACTGACCCCCATGCCTCAGCAATTATGGCATGTAGCTCAAATGCCACAGAAACAACTGGCCCCAATGTCTCAGCAGAAGCACTACGAGAGCACTGAAGATAGTCCCTCTGCTAGTTCTCAGGCCAGCATTGTTGAACAGTCGGGTGTCATCCCAATCTATTCCTACCGTTCCGAATCGCACTACAAGAATGGCAGAACTGTCTTCTCCCAAACCCGCTACACTCCTAGGGAGGCTATGCCTGTTGACAGTGGAAATGCTCCCAAGGACAGTTATGTTGGCATTGGTGCACCAAGCATATATCCACCACTAGTGAAGCTTTCTGCAAG GAAGTTGCTGGTGCTCTTGCTGCTCTAG